The Ruminococcaceae bacterium R-25 DNA segment GTAATCCTTATAAAAATAGTAAATTACGCTGTCTGTCTCACTGATAGGATCGCCAAGCTTTGCATTGTAATAAGGCTCATAAAGATCAATCTCTAAAGGTGCAGGCTTGAGCTGAGGGAATACCGGATATATTACTCTGTTTAATACCTTAGGCCAGAGCTTCGGCATAAAGCAGCCAAGCGTAAAAACAGCAGCAAACGCTAATATAACCAGAACTATCTTAAGGGCTTTCTTCATCAAAAATCACCATGCAAATTGCCTGACAGGATTGTCAGGCAACAGCATTATACTTGATAAAAATATTACTTAAAAGGATTACCAGGGCACTTTGTCATGTGCTTAGCAAGATCCTGGAGTTGTCTTAACCTTAACATTGCACCGCATCCAAGACATACCCAATCAACATATGAATTAGGCTTCGGTCTATCGTCATTTCCGCCAACTACAGCTTCGAGATCTGCATCGCTGATCTCACTTCTGAGCATTTTCTTAAGTGCTTCCCATTCTTCCTGAGTAACAGGTGCTTTAAAATCGGACATTTTCTTTTCCTCCTTTAATTTGTTATAAACACGATGATCAATCATCGTAATTATCTAATTGTTTCTCAAAATACAAAGCGGCTTCTTGAACCGGTAAAAAAGCGTAATGATTAACTTTCAAAGCTTCAATACAGTTAATTATACTGCTTGTTATTTTTTCCTCAAACCCGCTGTTCCATTCAGGAACAAAAGAATTCGATAAAAACGAAGTTAACGCTTCCCTGCCGTTAAGCTCACGCCAAATATTGCTCTTCCCTTGCTCTAAAAAAACCACTCTGTTAACTTTCAGTCTATGATTCAAGCTTCTGGCTGAAGATCCGCAGAAAGGCGTAGGTTCATATATAACTCCGTCTTCAGTCGGCCTAAGCAAAGCAAAATCACCGTTAATAACGATTGCATCACTATAAGATTCTAAAAGCTTAGATAAAGTAGTCTTACCAGTTCCACTCGGTGCAGAAAGAATAACGATCTCGTTTCTTATCACCAGTGTTACGCCGTGAAGTCCGATACAGTGATCATGTAGAGCAAGCATAATCGCGTATTGGATACCCATCTTGGCGTAAATAGTGTTCTTACCATTTAAACAAACTCTAATTGCATCGACCGGAATATCATATTCTAAAGAGAAATAAGTTATTCCATAACATGAATAATATGTTTTTTTGTGAGCACCTTCAGATTCTGCGTACCATCCCTCAGGTTTGCTCAAATCATTATAATCTGAAGAAATAAGCTGAATCTTTATCGATTCTTGAAATGTATCCGAAACATCTTGTTCATTCTTCCAACCGGCAAAAATAGAATCTAATAATTCATCTTCCCCGTTAACAGAAAGCAAGAAGCTTCCGAGTGCAATTCTCATTAATTAATCACACATTCCCGGGACATGTCCAAAACAAACATTGTTTGAATCACCAGGAGCTAAATGTCCAAATTCATAATCACAACCCCAGCAATTCTGATTATTTGCCGGATTACCATTCTTTGCTGAAGATGGGGATAAGCCGCCGGTTGAAGCGATCATAGTATCAGCTGCGTATTCGTCAATAAAAAGCTTAGGAGACTCATAAGTCTTCTTCATAATAATTCTCCCTTCCCGAAGTCTTTTCCAACATGATAATTATACATCAAATACATTCCGGAGAAGTAGGAAAAACAGTCAGAGTTTCTTGATTTTTAAGGCTTTTCAGGAGATAAGTATACTGGCAAGTATAGGGATCCGGTTCATCTATAGAACCCGTTCCTTCAAACCGTCTGCCTGCACAATTACGTGTGCAATCTGATCTCAAAGAGCATTTTGCGCATACATCAGGAAGTTTAAAAACAGATGCCTGATTTGCTTTCAATTGTTCCCATGCTGCTTCAAAGCCTATCTCAAAAGGATCAGCGCCCTTCATTCCGAGCAATGATATACATGTATTCATATTGCCGTTCCATGATATGGCACATGCAGAATAAGAACCGATACAATAATCCTTATCATCAGCACTATCAGATTCTTGATAATCTTCTATTCTAAATCCATCTAACTTTTTCTCTAATTCTTTTGATTCTTCCAAAGCTTTAGAAACTTCAGATGAAGGCCTGCATGCAACACAAGCTCTTTCGGCAGGGCTTAGTCTGCAAGACAATGCTTCTGAAAAACCGGAGTCATATCTATGAGCATTAATATCTGTTATTAGAACAAACGGGAGATTCAAATCGCTGCATAATTGACCGACCAAAGGATAATCACGTACATTTTGCTTGATCATCGTGAAAGTTAAGTTGACAGGAATACCTAAAGATCGGAAGAAACGGATATTTTCAACTGTCTTATCAAATCCATTCTTATCACCTGTTACAGCCTGATAAGTCTCATTAGAGCCGCCATAAAGCGTAATCGCCGCATTGTGAGGAGGATATTTCCTGAACAGATCGCGAATCTCGTCGCTGTAAGATCCGGCATTGGACATAACGGTTAATAGAAAACCCATCTGAGCGAGCTTCTCGTAAAGTTCAATAAAATGAGGATATTGAGTGCACTCACCGCCTGACAGTGTAAGGTATAACACTCCAGCTTCACGGATCTGGTTAGCCATATTAAGCCATTCATCGAGCGTGCGCATTCGGCCGTATTTAGAAGCCTGACTGTCAATCATATGGACGTAGCACATCCTGCAGTTAAAGTTGCAGCGATATGTGAGCTCGAAAATACAACTTAAAGGTCTTCGTTCTTTTATTGCCTTTAACTGAAGCTGGTCTTTGATGCTGTTTGTATCCCAGTTCTTTTGAATCATTCCTCAATAAGGTCCTTGTCACGCAGCTGATCCAGAAAGACATCAACATCTTTTTCTGCTGTAGTTAAGTCAACTTCATATTCAGAGATAAGATTATCAATAAGAGCCTGCTTATCGCTCCCCTTTTCCAATAATCTCCAAAGATAAGCTCCTGTCTCATTTAAGCTCATGATCCTGTTAGGAACATAATTATCACTGCCGATCCCCATGATCACATATGTATCTATAACTTTACGGAGCATATAACCTGAACGGATCTTCATCATTGATCTCCCTTCTTTGCCTTGCCACCTGAATGGAACATAATGCTTTTTATCTTAGCGGCGGCTTTATGTATAAATATTCTCGGTCCGGTTATTACTATAACCCAAAACGAATATAACCTTAAGCCAAAACTGTTGCAGCTTATCCTCTTCCCTTTTCTTTCAATCTCGGATACAACGCCGACGATCTGGTCATAATTCAGATTTTTATCAATATAGTATTGGTTATCACCGGCCATTTTAAAGCTGGTCTTCCCCTTCCATATGACGCGGTGAAGAGCAAAACGGCCGTTCTGCCTGTCGTACAATACAATGTCGCCAACACGTATCTTAGCTGGTGGAACAATAACTGCTCCATCGCGCAAATGATATAGTAACGGCTGCATACTGTTTCCGGTTACACGGACAAAAGCCTTGCCCTGCACAGAAAGCTGTTCACGGACAAGAGAGAAGTATTCATCTGTCGGAATTGCTTTAACCAAATACCCCTCCTTGTCAATTTGAGATGCTTTTTACGTATTCATCTGCATCAAACTTGCTTTTTTCCAAAGAAGAATGACTGACACCAACTTCACTGAACAACTTAGAAGTATTCATAAGATTACTGATTCCTTTGTTTAACCTGAAGTCAGAATGATCTCTCGAAAAGTAATTCTTAAGCATTAATCCACTTTGATAAACCCACGCAAAATGCTTGAGGAACTTGTGCTTATCAGAGTTTTTCCAATTCTCAAGACCACGCACCTGCAAAAACTTAAAGAATTCGACAGGATTTCTATGTTTAGATATAAATCTTGATGTCGAATTTTTTCTCCATTCAGGCGAACTTCCGAAGTTTCCGCTAAGCAGGATATAATCCAAGAGTTCTTCACAAACCTGATCATTTACCCGATTATATTCATATTGTGGTTTTAGACCTAAATATATCTCACACATCGATGATAATGATTCAGCGAGTTTGGCTAAGCCGACAGACTCTGCTCCTTTAATATATTCAGGCCAATTATCTTTATTAAGGCATTTATCGGCAAACATCATCCAGTCAAGTATGTGCCTTAGACCGATACCTTCGAAAAAATGCTGATTTATATGTTCCAGGAGTATAAGTCCGTCTATTGTGCTCGCTAATCTGTGAGTACTATTGATTCCTTTAATTAACTGCCTGTCGAGCTTTTCAAGCGTGGCAGAATTCTCAGGCAATGCAAAGAATCTATGGATCTCAATCTCCACATTATTCTTTTGAAAGCATCTATGTCTGCCCATGATGATGTCCATCTCGTCAGTCTTCTCTATCGAACCGGAATTTAGAACTACCGCACATGCTTTTTCAAAAACTTCCGGATTTACAACTATATCAATATCACCTAATGCACGAAGATCGGGTGATGGATAGTAACGGGCAGCTGATGTTCCCTTAATGACTACAAAACGGATATTATGGTTATCCAGCATCCGAATTGTCTCATTCTCGACAGTAATAATCAGATAGTTAGATTGAATGATATGAACTATATCATTTCTCCACTTTTTCGTGAGGTCATCAGACAGATCAGGAATCTGAGGCAAAACCTTTTCAGGCAAAGCCAGAATAGCATGGGATTTAAAGATCTGATAAACAGCTTCTGCCTGTTCGGAATTTAGTTCAGGAACTGCTGTATCCCAGACAGAAGCCTTTATAAGTTCAAGTGCTTTATCTCTAATTACAGTATCCAAAAAGCTTGTTCTCCCTGAACTAAACAGAATATCAATATTTTATGCTTCAACAACCCCAAAAACAAGGAAAACAGAACTCTGGTATATAGTTTATAATTAATAAATTAAAGGACAGGAGACGGTACATGGCGGATACAGATAACAAAATGTTATTTCGCGAGAAAAGTCTTGAGGCAGTAGATTCGCCTGAGCCTTTAAATGAATACATAAAAGTTACCACTCCCGGTATCTGGCTTGTGATAGCAGCTGTTTTGATGCTTGTTATCGGTATATTGACCTGGATAATACTGGGAAGCCAATTTGACCCCTATTCCCTGCTTTATAATTTACCGAGAGTATAATCACATGGGTTTGGCTGGCAAGAACACAATTCCAAAACCGGTTAAAAAGGGTTATGTAAATGTTCCCCTTGTTATTCAGATGGAGGAATTGGAATGCGGCGCCGCTGCCCTTGCCATGATCCTGCACTTCTATAAATACTGGATACCTTTGGAGCAGACAAGAAGCGACTGCGGTGTCTCTATGGCTGGTGTAAATGCCAAAAACATTGTAGAAGCAGCAAGGACATATGGCCTTACGGCAAAAGGCTGGAGAGTCGAGGCTGAAGAACTTAAGGATAACGGACCTTTCCCCTGCATTATCCATTGGGGATTCAATCATTTTGTAGTGCTTTGCGGTTTCCAAGGCAATAAAGCGTTTATTAACGATCCTGCAAAGGGAAAGATCAAGGTTGATTGGGAAGAATTCGACCGTGAATATACAGGAGTCTGTCTTTTCTTTGAACCTTCTGAGGAATTTAAGCCGTTTGGAAAACCTAAATCTGTATTCAGTTATGCCCGCGAAAAGCTTTCCGGTGCAGGAAAAGCAATATTCTTTGCTCTCATCACGACTACAATTGCTTCAATCCTGGAGATGTTTAAACCTGCATTTGCAATGACATTTATTGACCGTTTGCTATCAGGTTCTGATCCGGATTATCTGAATCTTTTCACGTTCATATTCCTGTTATTTGCACTTGTTTCTGTGGTTACAGGTGCTATCTCAGCTATTTATACACTGAAGATCGAAGCAAAGCTCGCCGCAAAAGGCAGTTCGAATTATCTTAGGAAAGTCCTGCACCTTCCAATGCTCTTCTTCTCGCAAAGACATGTATCTGATATAGCCGACAGGCAGACTATGAACGCTTCTGTAGCTAATACTTTGATACAGACATTTGCTCCCCTGATCCTGCAGTCGTGTATGCTCGTAATCTATCTCGTCATCATGATTAGATACAGTCTGATTCTCACGCTTATTGGTGTTGGAGCGATCATCTTAAACCTGCTCTTCTCAACATTGATTGCCGTAAAGCGCAACAATATAGCAAGAGTAAGCCAGCGTAATGAAGCGGCTCTTGCGTCCGAGACAATGTCCGGCATCACCATGATTGAAACTATTAAAGCATCAGGTTCCGAGAGAGGATTTTTCGGCCGCTGGTCAGGCTATCAGGCAAGGTTAAATACTCAGAATGTTAAAAGCACTAAATTGAATCTTCTGTTAAATACCATTCCCTTCTCCATTACAGGTTTAGCAAACGTTATCGTATTAGGTATAGGTGTTCTGCTTATTATCAACGGTAAGTTCACTGCCGGTATGTTAATGGCATTCCAGGGATATCTCTCATCCTTCATGACTCCTGCCACATCTCTTATCAGTGCCGGACAGTCGATTCAGGAAATGAAGACTAAGATGGAACGAATCGATGATGTAATGAACTATCCTGAAGATTCTGTGTTTAATGCGAAAAGTGACACTGAAAGCACTACAAAACTCGATGGCGATATTGAATTAAAGAATGTCACTTTCGGTTATTCCAAGCTCTCAAAGCCTCTGTTTAACGATCTTTCATTGTCTATAAAAGCAGGCAGGAAAACAGCAATCGTCGGAAGATCAGGCTGTGGTAAATCCACATTAGTAAAACTCATTTCAGGTCTTTATCAGCCTGATTCAGGCGACATATTAATTGATGGCAGATCTTTAAAGGACATCGACAGAAAATCACTTATAGGATCTGTCAGCGTTGTCGATCAGGAAAGCACTTTATTTGATGATACGATCTTAGATAACATCAGGCTTTGGGACCAATCTATCGTTGGGGATAGCATAACAGACGCCCTTAAGGATGCCTGGATCTACGATGATGTTAAAGCTTATGATGATTATTTACAGCACAGGATCTTAGACGGCGGCAAAGATCTGTCCGGCGGCCAGAGACAGCGCCTGGAGATCGCCAGAGCACTTGTAAGAAACCCTTCTATCCTGATAATGGACGAAGCCACTTCTGCCCTTGATTCAGAGACAGAAGCCAAGGTAATGAATTCTATTAAAAACCGGAACATCACCACCATAATAGTTGCTCACAGACTTTCTACCATCAGAGACTGTGACGAGATAATCGTTATCGACAAAGGTTCTGTAGTCCAGCGCGGAACGCACGAAGAGCTGTTCTCTAAAGAAGGTTTATATAAGGAGTTGGTATCAAATGAATAATAACTCCGGAAATATGAACTATGAGAAATATGCTTTATCCGCTTTGCTTAAAGCAATGCAAATTAATATGCCCGAAATCCATGAAACAACTGGTCTTATCGATCATTTAAATGTCGTATCAGCCTTAACAGGAATAATGTACCGTGAGGTAACCCTCCCCAATAAATGGTACAATGATGCAGCAGGCCCCATGATCGCTTCTATTAAAGACTCAGACAAAACTGTAGCTCTTATTCCTTCCGCATTCGGAGGATACCATTATTCTGATCCAGACTCAGGCAAAAATATCCGTATAAACAGCAAGAATGCAGCACAATTAAGCGATAAAGCATTATGTTTCTACCGTCCTCTGCCCCAGCGACAGATGAACACCAAAGATCTCCTGCGCTATATGCTCAAATGTCTTAACGCCTGGGATTTCATAAGTTTTGCTCTTGCTTCAGCTGCGATCACAATAGTCGGATTGCTCGCACCTACGTTAAATCAGATCTTGATAGGACCGGTAATTCAGGCAAAAAGCATGGCGCTTTTATCCGCTGCTGCAAGCTTTCTGTTCTTCGCAACATTGTCCACTATATTCCTTACAATTATCAGAAGTCTTCTCTTAGCAAGGATACGAAACAAGCTCAGCATCAATACCGGTGCAGCTTCCATGATGAGACTTCTCTCACTCCCTGCTCCGTTCTTCAGAACGCACTCTGCCGGCGAGCTTAATCAGGACATTACAAATGTTGATAAGCTCTGCAATACAATAGTTGATACATTCTTCTCGTCAGCTGTAACGGGGCTGTTCTCGCTTGTTTATCTGTTCCAGATATTCAGCTTCGCTCCAAGCCTCGTCTGGCCAAGCTTAACCGTTACTATATTGACCGTCTGCATCACACTGATAACATCGAAAATGCAGATCAGAGTTGATAACGAGAAACTAAAAGCAAACGCAAATGAGCGTGGTTTTGTATATTCTCTGATATCCGGAATCCAAAAGATCAGAGGCTTTGGCGTTGAGGAACAAGCATTCGAGAAGTGGTCTAAGTACTATTCAAAGACTTCAGAGCTCACCTACAATCCCCCTCTGTTCATACGTTTATCACAAGTCATGATCACAGCAGTATCTCTGCTCGGAACACTTGCCATGTACCTTATAGCCGTAAAGAACAATGTCTCTGTAGCTGACTACTATGCTTTCAATGCATCTTACGGTTATATCTCATCAGCATTTACAGCGTTATCAACACTAGCCATCTCCACGGCTACGGTTAAGCCTATTCTGAAGCTTTTAAAGCCTTTATTCGATGCCGTTCCTGAGTCAAACGGCAACGCTGAAGTAATCAACGAACTTCAAGGAAATATCGAATTACAGAACATCACTTTTAATTACGTTGAAAACACAAAGCCTGTATTTACGGATCTTAACCTTAAGATCAACAAAGGCGATTATGTTGCTATCGTCGGACATACAGGCTGCGGTAAAACAACATTAGTGCGCCTGCTTCTTGGTCTTGAGAAGCCTACGGAAGGCAAAGTTCTCTTTGATGACAAGGATCTTGAATCAATAAATAAGAATTCACTTAGACAGCACATCGGTACCGTTATGCAGGACGGAAAGCTATTTGCCGGTACCATCTACGACAACATTGCTATATCCAATCCTAGCACAAAGTCTGAAAATGTTTGGAAAGCGGCCGAAATAGCCTGCATCGCAGAAGATATCAAAGATATGCCTATGGGAATGCGGACCATGATCCAGGATGGCGGTCTCTCCCTTTCCGGTGGTCAGAGACAAAGATTACTTATCGCACGTGCAATTGCTTCTGATCCAAGCATACTTATCTTTGATGAAGCAACATCTTCCCTGGATAACATTACTCAGCAAAAGATAACAGAAGCTCTGGAATCACTTAATTGCACCAGGATCATCGTTGCACACCGCCTCTCTACTATTCAGAAATGCAACAGGATATTAGTGCTTAATAATGGAAAGATCGCCGAGGAAGGAACCTACAGCGATCTTATTGAAAAGAATGGGATATTTAAAGGTTTGAGTGAAGGCCAGGAACTGTTATAACAATTGCTTCTCTAAAACGGGAAGGACCGCAGAAGAATCGTACTTTTCATATTCTTTTTGACCATTACGGCCGATATTAATCAACTCATCTATATTTTTAGTAGCATATATAATTGTATCTACCAGTGAATCAACATTAAGGTATTCATATCCTAATGCTGTTTTATGGTCTTCAAATATTTCATCAAAATATAACCATTTTGACGAGATTGTTGGAATACCGGCAGCAAAAGCATCAATTATAGTTCCAGGAATTCCTTCATCAGGGAAACGTGTGGGAAACAATAAAACATCATGCTTTTCCAATGTTAATACAGCATCTTCAGAATTAACAGAGCCTTCATAAACAACAAAAAAATATTTTTTCAATAATGACTCAAATTCTTCTTTATAATCAGGATCTATTCCACCATAAATATGCAATTCAAATCGTATATTTGAAACTAATTCTTGAGCTCTCGAAATTGCAATAATAGCATCAGTTATACCCTTCTCTTTTGTAACTCTCGAAAAAGTACAAAAAGACATAACAGTCATATTGTGATGTAGTGAATCATAACTGCGCCCCAAAGTCTTTACAGACTTAAAGTTTCTAAGCAAATACACTTCCGGGAAACCTAAAGACTGCAACTCACAACAGTTTTGTTTGCTTTCAGGTAAAATAGCTGAACAAAAGCTTAGTCTTTTTCTTGCTTTGGAATCATTGGCGATTCTGCCGCTGATTCTTACTCCAATTGGTATATAAATTACTCTTCTTTTAAATATCTTCTGAAGAAGTCGAACATAAGAAACATATGAACCTTTAATAGCAGAAGTTACCAGAATAACGTTTTCGCATTTTTTAAATGCCTTAAAAACTTCTGCAAAAACAATAGCAATACGTTTTTTTCCGCCCCAAATATCAACATATGAAATCAGTTTTTCCCCATGCTTTTCTAATAATCCATAATAGATATTTCTGGTTTTTACTACAGCACCTATCATATCGTTTTTCTTAAAATGGAGCTGACCTATAACAACTGTATTCTTCATACAATCTCCTTATAAATCACCAGTCAGAATACTCTCCAATCGAAGAGCTTCATGATCAATGTCAAAATCCGAATCTTTCAACTTTTCGCTCATTAATTCTCTGTTTGTATTCTTATTATTCAGTTTGTTCAAAATAACTTCGCCCCAAATACTTGCATCATTAATTGGTAAAAAAGTAACATCACCGCTTATATTTGACTCATAAGTAATAACATCAGAAACAATACAAGGCAGACCGGATACCTGAGCTTCTACCATTACAATCGGTAACCCCTCATATAAAGACGGGAGCACAAATACATCCATGGAATTATAATATCTGTTAATATCAGACCTGTCTCCGAGAATAAAACAGCGATCTTGCAAGTTTAATGAGTTTATTTTTTCTTGCAGCTTATCTTTTAAAATTCCTTCACCAATAATCATCAGTACAACATCAATATCGCTTTGTTCAATGATACTTTTTAATATTTCAGAAAGGAATAACACATTCTTCTGATCAACGAGTCTTCCAACAAATCCAATAACCTTAGTACTGTCTGAAATATGCAGTTCATTTCTAACCTGAATGCGCTCTTCTTCATTGAATCTAAACATATCGATATCAACTGCATTATGAATAAACTGCACCTGATCATTCGGTAAATACATAAATTCAGTAGCTTTCTTAGAACAGGAAAATCTGGTTACTTTAAGTCCGGATAACCTTTTTTTATTAATGTTAAAAACAAGACGATGCTTTGAATCATCAACAACAAGCCTTGAATTGTGAGCGTGTACAAACACACGGTAGCCAAGCGAAATCGCTATCTTAATCGGTTCTATCCAACCTAATGTTGAAAGATTAAAATATACTGCATCGTGTGTTTCTCTTAAGCTTTTTAATATGTTCCTGTTTTCCTTAAGATTCAAAAACGGATTCTTTGTTCTTTTAGTAATGTAATATATCTTTCCGCCTAATTCTTCTATTCGATCCTGAATCGAACAGGAACAGCCTTCAATTATATAATCAAAAACAGTATCTTCTGACATATGACGGTTCATTTCTGTTAAATATGAACCTATTCCGCCAAAAGTCTTTGAATCGACTAAACCATAAACAAGAATTCTACTCATTGCTATTCTTCTTCAAATATTACCGGCTATAGATTTTTTGAACATATGACTTTTGTTCGCCGGTTAGTTCGTCATCAAACCCCAGTTCGATCTCAAACCCCTCACCGGTATGAACCCGGTCCTTGATCTGATTGGGATATGAAATGCTGCTGCAGTTTCCCAAAAATCTAGCCCATAAAGAAAAAGAAGAACCAGACGAAATCATTATCGGTGACCTTGATAAACCAACTATATCTCCAATACTATTTCCAAAGGTTATCCGATTTACTTCAGGAAGACAGATCAAATCAGCCAGCTCTTCATCTGTTCCATCAGAGAATAAATTAACCGGAACATTCCAACCAGCAGCATCGCGCAACTTTTTCACAACGTTTACGTACCAATCGATGTGAATTCTCATATTGTTTTTGCCTTTGTCAAGCTCCTTGGTTGTCTTGTCAAAATCGCCCAGTCTGACGTGTACGCTAATAGTGTTTTCTGCGTTATAAGCTAATGCTCTTTTGCCCTTTTTACCCAGGCTGCTGATAATGATATCGACTATCTTATCTCTATATTCCCGAGTGCCGTTGAAATTCATTTGGAAAACACCGGGAGCTAACTTAAAATCGTCATACACAACTATGTCATTCTCACCTAAATTATCCCAATCAATTTCATCGAGCTTATTGGTGTGAATCTTCTTACCAAAGCAAAGCTTCATATATTTCTTAAAACCACTGCACATTTTGGTCTTATTTGTAAACAATCCAATATAAGAACGCTTATCTTTTTCATGTCTGATCCATGGTCCAACTTTTATTGAAGGCCATGTCGGCCAAATAAGTGTTGCATTGTGTTTTTCAGAAGCTGCAATTACCCTTGACCATGTAAACAATAGATTTCCAAGGCCTGCACCGCCTAATCTGACACCGATTAATTCATACTTTGAGAACTTAGGATATATATATGCCATATATTACACCG contains these protein-coding regions:
- a CDS encoding glycosyl transferase family 11, with product MAYIYPKFSKYELIGVRLGGAGLGNLLFTWSRVIAASEKHNATLIWPTWPSIKVGPWIRHEKDKRSYIGLFTNKTKMCSGFKKYMKLCFGKKIHTNKLDEIDWDNLGENDIVVYDDFKLAPGVFQMNFNGTREYRDKIVDIIISSLGKKGKRALAYNAENTISVHVRLGDFDKTTKELDKGKNNMRIHIDWYVNVVKKLRDAAGWNVPVNLFSDGTDEELADLICLPEVNRITFGNSIGDIVGLSRSPIMISSGSSFSLWARFLGNCSSISYPNQIKDRVHTGEGFEIELGFDDELTGEQKSYVQKIYSR